Proteins found in one Methanofollis sp. genomic segment:
- a CDS encoding phosphoribosylanthranilate isomerase, translating into MHDLMRSQSYVRVKICGVTRVEDAVTAEEAGADAVGVVMYSDSPRSIGLEKAEEIFAALGPFVARVVVTHTTSPADLDRVLALHPTAVQVSYPHEVPPAAGARVIRVVEGVPLPPRADAYIVDRSCGTGRPFDGEAVREVMRESRVPVVLAGGLGPRNVRAAVEAFRPYAVDVCSGVEQEPGVKDPALIRAFVAAARGLSPEESGRPA; encoded by the coding sequence ATGCATGACCTGATGCGGAGTCAGTCCTACGTGAGAGTGAAGATCTGCGGCGTGACGCGCGTGGAGGACGCCGTCACGGCCGAGGAGGCGGGTGCCGATGCCGTCGGCGTGGTGATGTACTCCGACTCGCCCCGTTCCATCGGCCTGGAGAAGGCGGAGGAGATCTTCGCCGCGCTCGGCCCCTTTGTGGCGCGGGTTGTGGTGACCCACACGACCTCTCCGGCCGACCTCGACCGTGTGCTTGCCCTCCACCCGACGGCCGTGCAGGTCTCCTATCCCCATGAGGTGCCGCCGGCTGCGGGTGCACGGGTGATCAGGGTGGTCGAAGGCGTCCCCCTCCCGCCCCGTGCCGATGCCTATATCGTGGACAGGAGTTGCGGGACAGGCAGGCCCTTCGACGGTGAGGCGGTGCGTGAGGTCATGCGGGAGAGTCGGGTGCCTGTGGTCCTCGCGGGAGGGCTCGGTCCCCGGAATGTCAGGGCCGCGGTGGAGGCGTTCCGCCCCTATGCAGTGGACGTCTGTTCGGGCGTGGAGCAGGAACCGGGCGTGAAAGACCCTGCCCTGATCAGGGCATT
- a CDS encoding NUDIX domain-containing protein: MAGAYDRRRGTAIIESRRGILVVTHGDGGVYLLPGGGAREDELQIITAIRELKEETGLYPIEVRYLFTHLKAKVFRMKVKGTPRPCNEIKKIAWYRPGSHINVSRNTRAIIDRYLRMKE, translated from the coding sequence ATGGCAGGCGCATACGACCGGCGGAGGGGGACGGCAATCATCGAGAGTCGAAGAGGGATCCTCGTTGTTACTCATGGTGACGGAGGTGTCTATCTCCTCCCTGGCGGAGGTGCAAGAGAGGATGAACTCCAGATCATAACTGCGATCAGGGAGTTAAAGGAGGAAACAGGACTCTATCCCATCGAAGTAAGATATCTCTTCACTCATCTCAAAGCAAAAGTCTTTCGGATGAAGGTGAAAGGGACGCCGAGGCCGTGCAATGAGATCAAAAAGATTGCATGGTACCGACCGGGGAGTCACATCAATGTCTCCAGGAACACCCGGGCAATCATCGACAGATATCTTCGGATGAAGGAATGA